One Mycobacterium marseillense DNA window includes the following coding sequences:
- the gltB gene encoding glutamate synthase large subunit, with the protein MTPKRVGLYNPAFEHDACGVAMVVDMHGRRSRDIVDKAITALLNLEHRGAQGAEPRSGDGAGIMLQVPDAFLREVVDFELPPAGSYATGIAFLPQSSKDAATACAAVEKIAEAEGLTVLGWRNVPTDDSSLGALSRDAMPTFRQVFMAGASDMTLERRAYVVRKRAEHELGTKGPGQDGPGRETVYFPSLSGQTLVYKGMLTTPQLKAFYLDLQDNRLTSALGIVHSRFSTNTFPSWPLAHPFRRVAHNGEINTVTGNENWMRAREALIKTDVFGSEADVEKLFPICTPGASDTARFDEALELLHLGGRSLAHAVLMMIPEAWERNESMDPARRAFYRYHASLMEPWDGPASITFTDGTIIGAVLDRNGLRPSRIWVTEDGLVVMASEAGVLDLDPAKVVRRMRLQPGRMFLVDTAQGRIVADEEIKAELAAEHPYQEWLDKNLVPLDDLPQGHYKRMPHDRLVKRQQTFGYTYEELNLLVAPMVRSGAEPIGSMGTDTPVAVLSERPRMLYDYFQQLFAQVTNPPLDAIREEVVTSLQGTTGGERDLLTPTELSCHQIALSQPILRNRELAKLINLDPDDEVNGRPHGMRSKVIRCLYPVAEGGAGLAAALEDVRAQASSAIADGARVIILSDRESDEQLAPIPSLLAVAGVHHHLVRDRTRTHVGLVVETGDAREVHHMAALVSFGAAAINPYLAFESIEDMLDRGVIEGIDRKTALNNYIKAAGKGVLKVMSKMGISTLASYTGAQLFQAVGISEDVLSEYFTGLSCPIGGITMDDIAADVAARHALAYLDRPGERAHRELEVGGEYQWRREGEYHLFNPETVFKLQHATRTGQYKVFKDYTRLVDDQSERMASLRGLLKFRAGVREPISLDEVEPASEIVKRFSTGAMSYGSISAEAHETLAIAMNRLGGRSNSGEGGEDVKRFDRDPDGAWRRSAIKQVASGRFGVTSHYLTNCTDIQIKMAQGAKPGEGGQLPGHKVYPWVAEVRHSTPGVGLISPPPHHDIYSIEDLAQLIHDLKNANPAARVHVKLVSENGVGTVAAGVSKAHADVVLISGHDGGTGATPMTSMKHAGAPWELGLAETQQTLLLNGLRDRIVVQVDGQLKTGRDVMIAALLGAEEFGFATAPLVVSGCIMMRVCHLDTCPVGVATQNPVLRERFTGKPEFVENFFMFIAEEVREYMAQLGFRTLNEAVGQVKALDTTLARAHWKAHRLDLDPVLHEPESAFMNQDLYCTSRQDHGLDKALDQQLIVMSREALDSQKPVRFSTTISNVNRTVGTMLGHEVTKAYGGQGLPDGTIDITFDGSAGNSFGAFVPRGITLRVYGDANDYVGKGLSGGRIVVRPSDNAPQDYVAEDNIIGGNVILFGATNGEAYLRGVVGERFAVRNSGAHAVVEGVGDHGCEYMTGGKVVVLGRTGRNFAAGMSGGVAYVYDPHGELPGNLNTEMVELESLDEDDNEWLHDMIQAHVDATDSAVGQRILGDWTEERRHFAKVMPRDYKRVLQAIADAERDGVDVDKAIMAAAHG; encoded by the coding sequence ATGACGCCCAAGCGCGTCGGGTTATACAACCCCGCGTTCGAGCACGACGCGTGCGGGGTAGCCATGGTCGTCGACATGCACGGCCGCCGCAGTCGCGACATTGTCGACAAGGCAATCACCGCGCTGCTCAACCTCGAACACCGGGGTGCCCAGGGCGCCGAGCCGCGCAGCGGCGACGGCGCCGGCATCATGCTTCAGGTTCCCGACGCCTTCCTGCGTGAAGTCGTGGACTTCGAGTTGCCGCCGGCGGGCAGCTACGCCACCGGCATCGCCTTCTTGCCGCAATCGTCCAAGGACGCCGCGACGGCGTGCGCCGCGGTGGAGAAGATCGCCGAGGCCGAGGGCCTGACCGTGCTGGGCTGGCGCAACGTCCCCACCGACGACTCGTCGCTGGGTGCGCTGTCGCGCGACGCGATGCCCACTTTCCGCCAGGTGTTCATGGCGGGGGCCTCCGACATGACGCTGGAGCGCCGGGCCTACGTGGTCCGCAAGCGCGCCGAGCACGAACTGGGCACCAAGGGCCCCGGCCAGGACGGTCCCGGCCGCGAAACCGTTTACTTCCCGAGCCTTTCGGGTCAGACGCTGGTCTACAAGGGCATGCTGACCACCCCTCAGCTCAAGGCGTTTTACCTTGACCTGCAAGACAATCGGCTGACCAGCGCGCTGGGAATCGTGCACTCCCGGTTCTCCACCAACACTTTTCCGTCGTGGCCGCTGGCCCATCCGTTCCGCCGCGTCGCCCACAACGGTGAGATCAACACCGTCACCGGCAACGAGAACTGGATGCGGGCCCGCGAGGCGCTGATCAAGACCGACGTCTTCGGCTCGGAAGCCGACGTCGAGAAGTTGTTCCCGATCTGCACCCCGGGCGCCTCCGACACGGCGCGCTTCGACGAGGCGCTCGAGCTGCTCCACCTGGGTGGGCGCAGCCTGGCCCACGCCGTGCTGATGATGATCCCCGAGGCGTGGGAGCGCAACGAGTCGATGGACCCGGCGCGCCGCGCGTTCTACCGCTACCACGCCTCGCTGATGGAGCCGTGGGACGGACCGGCGTCGATCACCTTCACCGATGGCACCATCATCGGCGCGGTGCTCGACCGTAATGGCTTGCGCCCCTCGCGGATCTGGGTCACCGAGGACGGCTTGGTGGTGATGGCGTCCGAGGCCGGCGTGCTGGACCTGGACCCGGCCAAGGTGGTTCGCCGGATGCGGCTGCAGCCCGGCCGCATGTTCTTGGTGGACACGGCGCAGGGCCGCATCGTCGCCGACGAGGAGATCAAAGCGGAGCTGGCCGCCGAGCACCCCTATCAGGAGTGGCTGGACAAGAACCTGGTCCCCCTCGACGACCTGCCACAGGGCCACTACAAGCGGATGCCGCACGACCGACTGGTCAAGCGCCAGCAGACCTTTGGCTACACGTACGAGGAACTCAACCTGCTGGTGGCGCCGATGGTGCGCAGCGGCGCCGAGCCGATCGGGTCGATGGGTACCGACACCCCGGTCGCGGTGCTCTCCGAGCGGCCCCGGATGCTCTACGACTACTTCCAGCAGCTCTTCGCGCAGGTGACCAACCCGCCGCTGGACGCCATCCGCGAGGAGGTGGTGACCAGCCTGCAGGGCACCACCGGCGGCGAGCGGGACCTGCTGACCCCGACCGAGCTCTCGTGTCACCAGATCGCCCTGTCCCAGCCGATTCTGCGCAACCGGGAACTGGCGAAGCTGATCAACCTCGACCCGGACGACGAGGTCAACGGCCGCCCGCATGGCATGCGTTCCAAGGTGATTCGCTGCCTGTACCCGGTGGCCGAAGGCGGCGCCGGGCTGGCCGCCGCCCTCGAGGACGTGCGGGCGCAGGCCTCGTCGGCGATCGCCGATGGCGCGCGGGTGATCATCTTGTCCGACCGCGAATCCGACGAACAGCTGGCGCCCATTCCGTCGCTGCTCGCGGTGGCCGGCGTGCACCACCACTTGGTGCGCGACCGGACGCGGACCCACGTCGGCCTGGTGGTGGAGACCGGTGACGCCCGCGAGGTGCACCACATGGCGGCGCTGGTCAGCTTCGGTGCCGCGGCGATCAACCCGTACCTGGCGTTCGAGTCGATCGAGGACATGCTCGACCGGGGCGTCATCGAGGGCATCGACCGCAAGACGGCGCTGAACAACTACATCAAGGCCGCCGGCAAGGGTGTGCTGAAAGTGATGTCCAAGATGGGCATTTCGACGCTGGCCTCCTACACCGGTGCGCAGTTGTTCCAGGCGGTCGGGATTTCTGAGGATGTGCTCAGCGAATACTTCACCGGGTTGAGCTGTCCCATCGGCGGGATCACCATGGACGACATCGCCGCCGACGTCGCCGCCCGCCACGCGCTGGCCTACCTGGACCGCCCGGGCGAACGCGCCCACCGCGAGCTCGAGGTGGGCGGGGAATACCAGTGGCGCCGCGAGGGCGAGTACCACCTGTTCAACCCCGAGACCGTCTTCAAGCTGCAGCACGCCACGCGCACCGGCCAATACAAGGTGTTCAAGGACTACACCCGCCTGGTCGACGACCAAAGCGAGCGCATGGCGTCCCTGCGCGGACTGCTCAAATTCCGCGCCGGCGTGCGGGAACCGATCTCGCTCGACGAGGTGGAGCCCGCCAGCGAAATCGTCAAACGGTTCTCCACCGGGGCGATGAGCTACGGCTCGATCTCCGCGGAGGCGCATGAGACGCTGGCCATCGCGATGAACCGGCTGGGCGGCCGGTCCAACAGCGGCGAGGGCGGCGAGGACGTCAAGCGCTTCGACCGCGACCCCGACGGGGCCTGGCGGCGCAGCGCGATCAAGCAGGTCGCCTCGGGGCGGTTCGGTGTCACATCGCACTACCTGACGAACTGCACCGACATCCAGATCAAGATGGCGCAGGGCGCGAAACCCGGTGAGGGAGGCCAGCTTCCGGGGCACAAGGTGTACCCCTGGGTCGCCGAGGTTCGCCACTCCACCCCCGGCGTCGGCCTGATCTCACCGCCGCCGCACCACGACATCTACTCCATCGAGGACCTGGCGCAGCTGATCCACGATCTCAAGAACGCCAACCCGGCGGCGCGCGTGCACGTCAAGCTGGTCTCCGAGAACGGCGTCGGCACGGTGGCGGCGGGCGTGTCCAAGGCCCACGCCGATGTGGTCCTGATCTCCGGGCACGACGGCGGCACCGGCGCGACCCCGATGACGTCGATGAAGCACGCCGGGGCTCCCTGGGAGCTGGGGCTGGCCGAGACGCAGCAGACGTTGCTGCTCAACGGATTACGCGACCGGATCGTGGTCCAGGTCGACGGCCAGCTCAAGACGGGGCGCGACGTGATGATCGCGGCGCTGCTCGGCGCCGAGGAATTCGGCTTCGCCACCGCGCCGCTGGTGGTGTCCGGTTGCATCATGATGCGGGTCTGCCACCTCGACACCTGCCCCGTCGGCGTGGCCACCCAGAATCCGGTGCTGCGCGAGCGTTTCACCGGCAAGCCGGAATTCGTCGAGAACTTCTTCATGTTCATCGCCGAAGAGGTTCGCGAATACATGGCGCAGTTGGGATTCCGCACCCTCAACGAGGCGGTCGGCCAGGTCAAGGCGCTGGACACCACGCTGGCGCGCGCCCACTGGAAGGCGCACCGGCTCGACCTGGACCCGGTCCTGCACGAGCCGGAATCGGCGTTCATGAACCAGGACCTGTACTGCACCTCGCGTCAGGACCACGGCCTGGACAAGGCGCTCGACCAGCAGTTGATCGTGATGAGCCGTGAGGCACTGGATTCGCAGAAGCCGGTGCGCTTCTCCACCACGATCAGCAACGTCAACCGCACGGTGGGCACCATGCTCGGCCATGAGGTCACCAAAGCCTATGGCGGCCAGGGGTTGCCGGACGGGACCATCGACATCACCTTCGACGGCTCGGCGGGCAACAGCTTTGGTGCGTTTGTGCCGCGCGGCATCACCCTGCGCGTCTACGGCGACGCCAACGACTATGTCGGCAAGGGTCTGTCCGGTGGGCGGATCGTGGTTCGGCCGTCGGACAACGCCCCGCAGGACTACGTGGCCGAGGACAACATCATCGGCGGCAACGTGATCCTGTTCGGCGCCACCAACGGTGAGGCGTACCTGCGCGGTGTCGTCGGCGAACGGTTCGCGGTGCGCAACTCCGGGGCGCACGCCGTCGTCGAGGGCGTCGGGGACCACGGGTGCGAATACATGACCGGCGGCAAGGTCGTCGTCCTCGGTCGCACCGGCCGGAACTTCGCGGCCGGCATGTCCGGCGGCGTGGCGTACGTCTACGACCCGCACGGCGAATTGCCAGGAAATCTCAACACCGAGATGGTCGAGCTCGAGAGCTTGGATGAAGATGACAACGAGTGGTTGCACGACATGATCCAGGCACACGTGGATGCCACCGATTCCGCTGTGGGTCAACGCATTCTGGGTGACTGGACGGAAGAGCGCCGGCATTTCGCCAAGGTGATGCCGCGGGACTACAAGCGGGTGCTGCAGGCCATCGCCGACGCGGAACGTGACGGCGTGGATGTGGACAAGGCGATCATGGCGGCCGCCCATGGCTGA
- a CDS encoding glutamate synthase subunit beta: MADPSGFLKYTHRELPKRRPVPLRLRDWREVYEEFDNETLREQATRCMDCGIPFCHNGCPLGNLIPEWNDLVRRDQWRAAIERLHATNNFPDFTGRLCPAPCEPACVLGINQDPVTIKQIELEIIDKAFDEGWVRPLPPEKLTGKKVAVVGSGPAGLAAAQQLTRAGHSVTVFERADRIGGLLRYGIPEFKMEKRVLDRRLDQMRAEGTEFRAGVNVGVDITAEQLRSDFDAVVLAGGATAGRDLPVPGRELDGIHQAMEFLPWGNRQALDDLGENEVDADGQPPLTAKGKKVIIIGGGDTGADCLGTVHRQGATEVHQFEIMPRPPETRAPSTPWPTYPLMYRVSAAHEEGGERVFSVNTEQFVGQDGRVKALKAHEVTMQDGKFVKVEGSDFELEADLVLLAMGFVGPEREGLLTELGVKLTERGNVARGADFETSVPGVFVAGDMGRGQSLIVWAIAEGRAAAAAADRFMMGSTALPAPIKPTAVPLQ; the protein is encoded by the coding sequence ATGGCTGATCCGAGCGGTTTCCTGAAATACACGCACCGGGAGTTGCCGAAGCGCCGGCCGGTCCCGCTGCGGTTGCGCGACTGGCGCGAGGTCTACGAGGAATTCGACAACGAGACCCTGCGCGAGCAGGCGACCCGGTGCATGGACTGCGGTATTCCGTTCTGTCACAACGGGTGTCCGCTGGGCAACCTGATCCCGGAGTGGAACGACCTGGTCCGCAGGGACCAGTGGCGCGCCGCTATCGAACGGCTGCACGCCACCAACAACTTCCCGGACTTCACCGGCCGGCTGTGCCCGGCACCCTGTGAGCCGGCCTGCGTGCTCGGCATCAACCAGGATCCGGTGACGATCAAGCAGATCGAGCTGGAGATCATCGACAAGGCCTTCGACGAGGGCTGGGTGCGGCCGCTGCCGCCGGAGAAGCTGACCGGCAAAAAGGTCGCCGTGGTCGGTTCCGGACCGGCGGGTCTGGCCGCCGCTCAGCAGCTGACCCGCGCCGGCCACAGCGTCACCGTCTTCGAGCGCGCCGATCGTATCGGCGGATTGCTGCGCTACGGCATCCCGGAATTCAAGATGGAAAAGCGTGTCCTCGATCGCCGACTGGACCAAATGCGGGCCGAGGGAACCGAATTCCGGGCGGGCGTCAACGTCGGAGTCGACATCACCGCGGAGCAACTGCGCTCCGACTTCGACGCGGTGGTGCTGGCCGGTGGCGCGACCGCCGGGCGCGATCTGCCCGTTCCCGGCCGGGAGCTGGACGGCATCCACCAGGCGATGGAGTTCCTGCCCTGGGGCAACCGGCAAGCGCTGGACGACCTCGGTGAAAACGAGGTGGATGCCGACGGGCAACCGCCGCTCACCGCCAAAGGCAAGAAGGTCATCATCATCGGCGGCGGTGACACCGGCGCCGACTGCCTGGGCACCGTGCACCGGCAGGGCGCCACCGAGGTGCACCAGTTCGAGATCATGCCGCGCCCGCCCGAGACGCGCGCCCCGTCCACCCCGTGGCCGACCTACCCGCTGATGTACCGGGTCTCCGCCGCGCACGAAGAGGGCGGCGAGCGGGTGTTCTCGGTCAACACCGAGCAGTTCGTCGGCCAGGACGGTCGCGTCAAGGCGCTGAAGGCGCACGAGGTCACCATGCAGGACGGCAAGTTCGTCAAGGTGGAGGGCTCCGATTTCGAACTCGAAGCCGATCTGGTGTTGCTGGCGATGGGGTTCGTCGGACCCGAGAGGGAGGGCCTGCTCACCGAGCTCGGGGTCAAGCTCACCGAGCGCGGCAACGTCGCGCGCGGCGCCGACTTCGAGACCTCGGTTCCGGGCGTCTTCGTAGCCGGGGACATGGGTCGCGGCCAGTCATTGATCGTCTGGGCGATTGCTGAGGGCAGGGCGGCCGCGGCGGCAGCGGACCGGTTCATGATGGGTTCCACCGCGTTGCCGGCGCCCATCAAGCCCACCGCGGTACCGCTTCAGTAG
- a CDS encoding STAS/SEC14 domain-containing protein, translated as MLKAVASVPAGIQALEAVGTVTTEDYDRVFAPLVDRARRTKGRMRLLYHFGPGFERITPGALWADTRLGVGYMAVLDGCAVVSDVEWIRAPARGIGAWMPCPMRVYGNNERDDAVAWLASLPRGAEVSKRDMAKAFVGGTLAAVGSLAGLVISAGTNSGHGTR; from the coding sequence GTGCTGAAAGCAGTGGCGAGCGTGCCCGCGGGAATTCAAGCCCTGGAGGCCGTCGGGACGGTGACGACAGAGGACTACGACCGGGTGTTTGCGCCGTTGGTCGACCGGGCGCGCCGGACGAAGGGCCGGATGCGGCTGCTCTACCACTTCGGCCCGGGCTTCGAGCGCATCACGCCGGGCGCATTGTGGGCGGACACCCGACTTGGCGTGGGCTACATGGCCGTGCTCGACGGGTGTGCTGTCGTGAGCGACGTCGAGTGGATTCGGGCGCCCGCGCGCGGCATCGGTGCGTGGATGCCGTGCCCGATGCGCGTGTATGGCAACAACGAGCGCGACGACGCGGTCGCCTGGCTGGCCTCGCTTCCCCGCGGCGCCGAGGTGTCGAAGCGGGACATGGCCAAGGCCTTCGTCGGTGGCACCCTCGCGGCGGTGGGAAGCCTTGCGGGACTAGTCATTTCCGCGGGCACCAATAGCGGTCACGGGACTCGCTGA
- a CDS encoding flavin monoamine oxidase family protein — protein MRVVIVGAGLAGLTAAAQLSTAAHDVVVLDGRDEVGGRSRSRPIAGDVIELGAQFISGNHRRMRKLVTDAGLHLIRDRYAAGLIRWRGARDRSGRVIPRLNPTELLVLKRILSGPRGLRALSAGAAFESPRAELDSQSVADWFEALRFSGSTRHLADCLAGALFGGADLGDVSLLELVELLRREGGAYGFMIGEVARAGHIAEGTSALCAHLRGQLTGRAHLAAAARAVELGNDSVAVHVENGEVIEADHAVMAVPTAALSRIDFTPSLPGRIREANSAIRYGQATKVAVVVPPRKPMQAKAFIGGSTMVAGWRTRRVLYGFAPPSTAKCDATALAEDLCRGFGVEPHTVEHVEVVCWPHDQFTCGTYAHVSAGHFTHYRRSLPHRHGRVHFAGAERSSWPIYMEGAVESGELAARSVMATT, from the coding sequence ATGAGAGTCGTCATCGTCGGCGCGGGACTCGCCGGCCTCACCGCGGCGGCCCAGTTGTCGACAGCCGCTCATGACGTGGTCGTCCTCGACGGTCGCGACGAGGTCGGCGGGCGGAGCAGATCCCGGCCCATCGCCGGCGACGTGATCGAGCTTGGCGCCCAGTTCATTTCCGGAAACCACCGGCGGATGCGAAAGCTCGTCACCGACGCCGGATTGCACCTCATCCGCGATCGCTACGCCGCCGGCCTGATCCGGTGGCGCGGCGCGCGCGATCGTTCGGGGCGAGTCATTCCACGCCTCAACCCCACCGAGCTCCTCGTGCTCAAGCGCATCCTCTCCGGACCGCGTGGCCTTCGTGCGCTGTCGGCCGGCGCAGCCTTCGAGTCCCCACGGGCCGAACTCGATTCGCAATCGGTGGCTGATTGGTTCGAGGCGCTCCGATTTTCGGGTTCGACCCGTCACCTCGCGGATTGTCTCGCCGGTGCACTTTTCGGCGGCGCTGACCTCGGCGACGTCTCGCTGTTGGAGTTGGTCGAACTGCTTCGCCGGGAAGGGGGCGCCTACGGATTCATGATCGGAGAGGTAGCTAGGGCCGGCCATATCGCCGAGGGCACGAGTGCGCTCTGCGCTCACCTGCGTGGCCAGCTCACCGGGCGCGCCCACCTCGCAGCAGCGGCGCGCGCCGTCGAGCTGGGCAACGACAGCGTGGCAGTGCACGTCGAGAACGGGGAAGTGATCGAGGCCGACCACGCTGTCATGGCGGTGCCGACGGCTGCGCTGTCTCGCATCGACTTCACCCCGAGTTTGCCGGGACGAATCCGCGAGGCGAACAGCGCCATCCGCTACGGGCAAGCCACCAAGGTCGCCGTCGTCGTCCCACCGCGAAAGCCCATGCAGGCCAAGGCATTCATCGGCGGAAGCACAATGGTCGCCGGCTGGCGGACCCGTCGCGTCCTGTACGGCTTCGCACCGCCCAGCACCGCGAAATGCGACGCCACTGCGCTGGCCGAGGACCTCTGTCGAGGCTTCGGAGTTGAACCCCACACCGTTGAACACGTCGAGGTGGTGTGCTGGCCGCACGACCAATTCACCTGCGGCACCTACGCACACGTGTCGGCCGGTCATTTCACCCACTACCGCCGCTCGTTACCGCATCGTCATGGCCGCGTGCACTTCGCCGGCGCCGAACGCAGCAGCTGGCCGATCTACATGGAAGGCGCCGTGGAAAGCGGCGAACTGGCGGCACGGTCTGTCATGGCAACCACATGA
- a CDS encoding PHP domain-containing protein, translating into MDPVAALRQIAYYKDRSRHDPRRVMAYRNAADIIEGLDDAARERHGHANSWQSLPGIGPKTAKVIDQAWSGREPDLLVELRSTAEDLGGGDIRAALRGDLHLHSNWSDGSAPIEEMMAAAAALGHEYCALTDHSPRLTIANGLSPERLRKQLEVIDRLQEKFAPMRILTGIEVDILDDGSLDQEPELLERLDVVVASVHSKLSMDSAAMTRRMLRAVENPHADVLGHCTGRLVSGNRGIRPESKFDTEAVFTACRESGTAVEINSRPERRDPPTRLLNLALEIGCVFSIDTDAHAPGQLDFLGYGAQRALDAGVPPDRIVNTWPADRLLEWTGSN; encoded by the coding sequence ATGGATCCGGTAGCGGCCCTGCGGCAGATCGCCTACTACAAGGACCGGAGCCGTCACGACCCCAGACGCGTGATGGCCTACCGCAACGCGGCCGACATCATCGAGGGCCTCGACGATGCGGCGCGCGAGCGTCACGGCCACGCCAACAGCTGGCAGTCGTTGCCGGGCATCGGCCCGAAAACCGCCAAGGTCATCGACCAGGCCTGGTCCGGTCGCGAACCCGACCTGCTGGTCGAATTGCGTTCCACCGCCGAAGATCTCGGTGGCGGTGACATTCGCGCCGCGCTGCGCGGCGATCTGCACCTGCACTCCAACTGGTCGGACGGCTCCGCGCCGATCGAGGAGATGATGGCCGCCGCGGCGGCGCTGGGCCACGAATACTGCGCGCTGACCGACCATTCGCCGCGGCTGACCATCGCCAACGGCCTGTCGCCGGAGCGGTTACGCAAGCAGCTCGAGGTGATCGACCGGCTGCAGGAGAAATTCGCGCCGATGCGCATCCTCACCGGGATCGAGGTCGACATCCTCGACGACGGCAGCCTGGACCAGGAACCCGAACTGCTGGAACGCCTCGACGTCGTGGTCGCCAGCGTGCACTCCAAACTGTCGATGGATTCCGCCGCGATGACCCGGCGCATGCTGCGCGCGGTCGAAAACCCGCACGCCGACGTGCTCGGTCACTGCACCGGGCGGCTGGTGTCCGGAAACCGCGGCATTCGGCCGGAATCCAAGTTCGACACCGAGGCGGTGTTCACGGCCTGCCGCGAGTCCGGCACCGCGGTGGAGATCAACTCCCGTCCCGAGCGGCGCGACCCGCCGACCCGCCTGCTCAACCTGGCGCTGGAGATCGGGTGCGTGTTCAGCATCGACACCGACGCCCATGCGCCCGGCCAGCTGGACTTTCTTGGTTATGGCGCACAGCGCGCCCTGGACGCAGGCGTTCCCCCCGACCGGATCGTGAACACCTGGCCGGCGGACCGGCTGCTGGAGTGGACCGGATCGAACTGA
- the dinB gene encoding DNA polymerase IV has product MFVRCDASILHADLDSFYASVEQRDDPTLRGRPVIVGGGVVLAASYEAKAYGVRTAMGGAQARRLCPAAVVVPPRMSAYSRASDAVFEVFRDCTPIVEALSVDEAFLDVGGLRRARGTPVAIAERLRADVRERVGLPITVGIARTKFLAKVASQEAKPDGLLLVPPDQELTFLRPLPVRRLWGVGAVTAEKLHAHGIVTVADVAELSESALRSMVGGAMGRQLYALSRNIDRRRVTTGVRRRSVGAQRALGRSGNTMSPTEIDAVVVNLVDRITGRMRAAGRTGRTVVLRLRFDDFTRATRSHTLPWATSATAPILAAARRLVAGAAPMIAQRGLTLVGFAVSGIDRDGAQQLMLPFGESHRRAAGDDIDAAIDRVRRRYGKSALTPAVLLGRDPGFEMPHLPD; this is encoded by the coding sequence ATGTTCGTGCGGTGCGATGCGTCCATCCTGCACGCGGACCTGGATTCCTTCTACGCGTCCGTCGAACAGCGCGACGACCCGACCCTGCGCGGCCGCCCGGTGATCGTCGGCGGCGGGGTGGTCCTGGCCGCGAGCTACGAGGCCAAGGCCTACGGCGTGCGCACGGCCATGGGCGGGGCGCAGGCGCGGCGGCTGTGCCCGGCCGCCGTGGTGGTGCCCCCACGGATGAGCGCCTACAGCCGCGCCAGCGACGCCGTCTTCGAGGTGTTCCGCGATTGCACGCCGATCGTGGAGGCGCTGTCGGTCGACGAGGCCTTCCTCGACGTCGGCGGGCTGCGCCGGGCCAGGGGCACGCCGGTGGCGATCGCCGAACGGCTGCGCGCCGACGTGCGCGAGCGGGTCGGGCTGCCGATCACCGTGGGGATCGCCCGGACGAAGTTCCTCGCCAAGGTCGCCAGCCAGGAGGCCAAGCCCGACGGGTTGCTGCTGGTGCCGCCCGATCAGGAGTTGACGTTTTTGCGCCCGCTGCCGGTGCGCCGGCTGTGGGGCGTGGGCGCGGTGACGGCCGAGAAGCTGCACGCGCACGGCATCGTGACCGTCGCCGACGTCGCCGAGCTCAGCGAGTCGGCGCTGCGTTCGATGGTGGGCGGCGCGATGGGCCGCCAGCTGTATGCGCTCTCGCGCAATATCGACCGCCGGCGGGTCACCACCGGCGTCCGCCGTCGCTCCGTCGGCGCCCAGCGGGCGCTGGGGCGCTCCGGTAACACCATGTCCCCCACCGAGATTGACGCCGTGGTGGTCAACTTGGTGGACCGCATCACCGGCCGCATGCGCGCCGCCGGGCGCACCGGCCGCACCGTGGTGCTGCGGCTGCGCTTCGACGACTTCACCCGCGCGACCCGGTCACACACCCTGCCGTGGGCCACGTCGGCCACGGCGCCCATCCTGGCCGCCGCGCGGCGGCTGGTGGCGGGCGCGGCGCCGATGATCGCCCAGCGCGGGCTGACGTTGGTGGGCTTCGCGGTGTCGGGCATCGACCGCGACGGCGCCCAGCAGCTGATGCTGCCGTTCGGCGAATCGCACCGCCGCGCGGCCGGCGACGACATCGACGCGGCCATCGACCGGGTCCGCCGGCGCTATGGCAAGTCGGCGCTCACGCCCGCGGTGTTGTTGGGGCGCGATCCGGGCTTCGAGATGCCGCACCTGCCCGACTGA
- a CDS encoding TetR/AcrR family transcriptional regulator encodes MTTVGQTRALRGRRAMRPSGDDREQAILATAERLLEERGFGGISVDDLAKGAGLSRPTFYFYFKSKEAVLISLLEPVIARADSEFDGAVQRLPTDPRRVWRNGIKAFFAAFSSHRTLARAATEALATSSELRSVWLGFMQKWIDQTAAMITAERARGAAPETIPAADLATSLNQMNERTMMAALSAETPSVDEDRVVDTLTHIWVSSIYGESS; translated from the coding sequence GTGACTACCGTAGGCCAGACGCGCGCCTTGCGCGGCCGCCGAGCCATGCGCCCCTCCGGGGACGACCGCGAGCAGGCGATCCTTGCGACGGCCGAGCGGCTGCTGGAGGAGCGCGGCTTCGGCGGCATCTCCGTCGACGACCTGGCCAAGGGCGCCGGCCTGTCGCGGCCGACCTTCTACTTCTATTTCAAGTCCAAGGAGGCGGTGCTGATCTCGCTGCTCGAGCCGGTCATCGCGCGCGCCGACTCCGAGTTCGACGGGGCGGTACAGCGGCTGCCGACCGACCCGCGCCGGGTGTGGCGCAATGGCATCAAGGCGTTCTTCGCCGCGTTCAGCTCGCACCGCACGCTGGCGCGGGCCGCGACCGAGGCGCTGGCCACCAGCTCGGAGCTGCGGTCGGTGTGGCTGGGCTTCATGCAGAAGTGGATCGACCAGACGGCGGCCATGATCACCGCCGAGCGGGCGCGCGGTGCCGCCCCCGAAACCATTCCGGCCGCCGATCTGGCGACGTCGCTGAACCAGATGAACGAGCGCACAATGATGGCCGCACTGTCGGCCGAGACGCCCTCGGTCGACGAGGACCGGGTTGTCGACACCCTGACCCACATCTGGGTCAGCAGCATCTACGGCGAGTCCAGCTAG